acaaaacaagattctccaaaagattagcttcgagatttacctttaaggggatacactagttcaaagtttgaataaatctctctatagatagcctagctatctaaaacgtatatcatattgaagattacaattttaattaacaactctgattgataacatgaaacaaacacaagatgatttgatagccacagtaaaataatatttgagctatactttcttgtaggaaccctgtagagaagctttttacacttaaattatgcagttctaaatttgttaatcatgatacaaattatatactccatgcatgtttctatttaaatatttgacaatccacatatcctacaaaattacaaaaatcctacaatttacaattagttatcggatcacaatttgattattGTCATTCAatcaacctaattcattggaattaggttatgacgccttcaatgtttacgttttgcctcacccgtattgcaaaatcgcgtccacacgtacattcaatgctcgcctgaggcgcctttgagcacgccaaaataccgacagggatccggttcgcccacatgcctcagcgaacagtgtccagacgtgcgaatgcaagcccatacacgtatgctcacccgaggcaaacgtacgtgtgtacaccgttttatGCTTATACTCATTCAGTTTGACTGTACGTCAGCTTATGATTTTTTTGGATGCGATATTTTGTTCTTCAAAAACACATGTTGGAGTTGGAAAATTGTCATCACTTTATCAGCGCAGATTTCAAGGTTATGATATGAAATAACCATACAATATTATGTAATACTGCATTGATCTGTGATCAGATAGCctacttatttattattctaaatttcaaaatagttcGATCAACAGTGCTTCCGACTCGTctgttattttttgtttatctTGTCTGTCGTAATTTAGCTACAGTAGCCTACCGTATTGTGAAAGTGTGGAGAGACTGTTAACATTGAACTCACCTACCGGTGTATAAATAATCCttattttttaaactattttGTTTATATCTCTAATAGAATGATTAGACAGTTTCGTGCGCTTATATTGGGTGCTCCAGGATCTGGAAAAGGTACGATATCATCTAGAATTATTAGAAAGTTTGATATAAAGCACATAGCTAGCGGCGATATTTTGAGAAACAATATTCTCAACAAAACTGAATTAGGTAATACTGCTAAAACTTACATGGATAAAGGACAGCTTGTGCCAAACGATATTATGGTTAATTTGATTACTGACGAGCTAAATCAAAACTCCAAAGTCAACTGGTTATTAGACGGGTTTCCTAGGACTAGGACGCAGGCAGAAATCCTTAGTAAAAAAGTGCAGGTGGATGTTGCATTAAATCTTGTGGTTCCATTTGATGTTATAATTGCAAGAATTCAACAAAGATGGATACATGCTCCTAGCGGCCGTGTGTACAACACAGATTTCAACGCACCCAAAGTCCCCGGCCATGACGACATCACCGGGGAGAAGTTGGTTCAGAGGGATGACGACAAGCCTGAGGCCGTCTCCAAGAGGTTAGAAATTTATTCTCAAACTGTCAAGCCGGTTCTTGATTTTTACAAAGACGCTGGCATCCTGGAAGAATTTCATGGTAAGACGTCTGATGAGATGTGGCCCCttatattcaaatttctctctTCTCGAACGCCTTGTAAAGCTGATTTAAATGATGCAAAGTAGGAACAAATCCAAATTTGAGCAGGTAAATTTGTTATTTCTTTTGTCTAGattgatttaaaaaattattatatccaGCTACTTTCATCATAATTGTTATTCTAGTCAATCTCATATTGCTTAGTACAAAATTCATAGGCTATAAATTCTATTGTTCAATCACATCTTTTGCTctagaaaataagaataatatgtgTTTGCTGGGTTCAGGCTCTGTTATCAGTGTGTTGTAGCAGTTACACAGGACTTGGCTGTTCATGGACTAAAATTTTCTTCTATTAAATGTGGTAAAACTGTACATTCCCCCAAAATTTTTGATCAACTACTAGCCTACGTTACttattaaacttttaaattttaataaaaaattaaacttgTATTATACCATTGCTTTGATCTAAATCCGGCTCCACATGTAACAGAAAATCTGGATGCGCTCCTAAATAAGGCCCAGTCCCAAGGGGAAAATTAACGTGATGGATGTGAAAATCTTcagttttattcattcatatttttcagatttttcTTGAGATAGACCTTCAGATGTTTTATGCTGGCAAAATCAACACCAACATTTTTCATCACACCACGCAAATAAAAAAGTTCAAGGTTCTTTCACTTAAAAACTTTAGTTTAAACTCAAATGCTCAAACACTAATTTGTTTTGataaattgtatatttttcCTATATGATagatttatttacaaaaaatgtgaTACAGTAACAcaaataaattgtaatttagaacgtgaataatattgtatcagATAAAATTGTGTATCATAGTTTTAGAAAAATGtatgatctatttttataaaatagagtAGCCTATTGTTCAGTATTTATTGTAACTATGAAAAAAGTATATTTTGTTATAACTGAGGTAACTTAATTTAGGGTACTTATTCTtcaaaaatgaacatttttttcaaatagagCAGGTCTAGGCCTAGCTATTCCAGTCTGAAAGCCCTTAACACTATTGAAATGTATAATCGCATTCTAAAATCCAATTGATCATCTTTTATCAATAtccattttttaattcttttcacaaataaaaagtAGTAAATAAAGAGGGAATCATgagattatgataattattatattgctaCCTACATAATAATAGTATGAtcaataattggataaaaacacacatatgttgtcaaattctacacagttttatggtacggttctacaatattgacaatgactcagtcgaatttttataaattatgatCAATTGAACAGAATTCGAAGGTTACTTTTAGCAGTAGCAGTAGGCTACTTTtgctatcaataataaatacatcacCCTGAAGATATTAAGCACTACGAATTTTGTATATTGACAAGAGAAAATACTAGTAGGATAATCTCAAAGGTAGAAAATCGAATGCTAAATCTTATGgagttattttatattttgttaatatttacAAGTTTGTTAAGTTTTACTTTTATTTCAGAATGTAATTCTGATATCTTCATGATTGTGAAGAGAGGACTTTTGTTAGTTGAAAAACACACTGAAGATCTGTTTTGAAAACACATACTAGGTAATTCACCAATTTTCTGTTGTAAAACATTTAGTTAATATTGTTGTTTACTGAGTTTGAAATGTTAGGAGCTGTATAAAATGTAGACATGTATAGATCAATGTATTTATCAATAGTAAACTTAGATAAACTTCTCATAACACATTCTTGAATTAATTGTATACGGTAATTCATgacaattattaatttcatttggATATGATGTTTTCCAATTTGCTACTTGATGAAAACTTTACTTCTAGGCTTATTGAAATTAATCTCGTTCCGGTACAAGGAATTCTAAGGAAGTTTAATTGTCAAATTGCTCAACAGATATCAGTATTCCACATTAAGATAATGCAATTATTATAGTTCAAAATCATTATCGTCTAGTAGCAGAAAATTGATCGGTTATGGGGACATAATCCATTAAGCAAAAGGCTTATTAGGGtaatttctttttcatctcTCAATCTTCTTGAACtgatattttgattatttttatacagctagACTTTTCATTGGTAATCcatgtaaaatttcaaagtaattaGAAATACATGTTATTTTTCACTGATAAAGAAACTGGGCGGCTGATTTCCCAATAATGAGGAAGTATAATGAACTTTGAACTTGAGAATCATTTCAACATTGATAAAATTACTGGCTGAGAATAATATCAATTCTAATAAAATTACTGTATTTAGAcctgtttttgggtattgatgtgcagtgtataaataattatttttatttatatgacgCACAATCCTATCTCTACCAAGTACAGATTTCACCACCGTACCTGTTACTATCTATAAAAAGTTACAATTGATTGAGGGCCTAGTATAAATCTCACATTGTCTTGTGAGATTTAGTATTACAGTATGGGAAGatcaaacataaaatttacaGGTAGTGTAATGTAGCCGATTTCATGCCAATAAAAACTCATATCACTTGGTAGCATGGGAGTGTTGAATGTtatcattttgaataatatttcatagTAGCCATTGAACAATAATACGACCAATATCTAGAAACTTcccaataattgaaaatgagaacttttttctataataaataatttatagttcCTAAACTATTTATATACTCCTGCATGAGATAGAGGAGATTCTATTTAGATGCGGTTAGTTGATGctaatttaattgattttcGTTGTACCATTGTATAGATTACATTAATATAATCCAAATGAACCATTTAGCCAagttttctattcattttttctataaattaaaataaagtaTGATATTCTAAACATAATagtgttttcaataattactaataagaaaaaagtaattttgaataCCCTATAATCTGTTCTGGGAGCCGAGAGATAATGTAATTCTGCACATTTTATACTCTCTGGTTGCCATAAAAGCAACTATAGtttacttatactatagtgaacTGGTGTTTGCAAATCCAGCAATTAACATTGGATTTGAGTCATCACTTTTATAAGCACAAAAATGCAAGCTTGTTGACTTTGATGAATCGACTTTAGTGAACACTGTTACCAAAAAATTAccaccagattttttctgttGTCTTGTATTGTAGGTGTTTCAATAAACTGTGCAATATTTGtgaaattgattcatttttatttcatccaatttttgttttcaatattgttgCTTTACTGTTATTAAGTTGCAAAAATTCTTGTGATTCAGTTAGAATGGTTCATCTTATCCTTCCTAGCTATTATCCTGATAATAAACATAGACAACCCCTTAACACAGTTAATTGGTTTAGTTggctcatttctataataatattatagaaaagagCCAACTAAACCAATTCACTAAAACTAAACcgatgtctatagtgaggtccatgttataatggcagtggataaagatagaagaatagcgatgccgattctctccattaattaattatatttctacactgtcaaaaacttaattggcatcgttgtggacctagaaaaggatagtaccaccagctttgtcgaatgatagacaaggatagcaaaactgaagttgatcaaatactgtcattataacgtggacctcactataggtaaaACCAGTCCCTGGCAATGGCATAGTTCCACCGTTTGCAACCAGAGTCGCTTGAATCGTTTCCACAACCAACTGATGAATATATGCGCTCGATACATAGATATATGATTTACAGTGTTGCCGTATTGACTCATCACAGTCTTAAAAACAAATGGCGTTTGGTTCTTCTTGCTccctattcataataatatataatttattgtgcttGGCAACTGTCCAAGTGTAGTTGGACAGCGTTCAACTGAAGGGGCTATTAGGAATGATACTATCGATAGTCAGACAGTCACTCTCGATCAGACACGATCTGACTCTGACAGGATCAGAGAGAGTAGTCACTCGTTCTCTTTCACGAATCTTATTTACATAGCCTACTATCGCCTCTCTCCCTTCCTTTTCTTTTTGTCCATAATATAAAATGATTCTCCCTTCTGTCTCACCTTTATAATCATAAGATTCATCGTCCACATTTATAAAAAGGTGTTTATGCAGGTGTCTAGCAATGACTAACCTACTGTTACCTGTTACTGTAGGCTtaccaaataattcaaaatattacagTAAGAGCTATTTCAttattacatttcattttttaaaataaaaagtaagtTGAAGTCTCATACATATGAGatactttattcatcaaatgtaaTAAGCCTTGGTATTTCTCAAACTGAGGATTGTTAATTTTTGGTTAATTTTAATGAGTTGTAcgtggttatgaaaaatgtattgattacaAAGTTAGGTGGAAAGAAGGCCACATACATAAGTTGAAGTCTCATACATATGaaatactttattcatcaaatgtaaTAAGCTTAAGTATGTAATCAGCTTGTAATAAGCTGAAATAATCAAATGTAATAAGCTTAAGCTTGTAATCAAGCCGTAATAAGCCTTAGTATTTCTCAAACTGAGAAATTGTTAATTTTAATGAGTTGTAcgtggttatgaaaaatgtattgattacaAAGTTTGGTGGAAAGAAGGCCACATATTGTAGTGCgaccataattataatatactattattaggTGTCTAATCACATCCAGTTAATCTTTGTAATCAATCCTTTATCCTGTTCTATTCTCAATTTACAGTcaagaattatattaaattgtaaCTTCTGTGTAAGCTGCaaagtagcatggaattaattatattttagtgCTGTCTCTTTATAAAATttgcaatttattatttttgcaaatCTTGTTTTGTTATGTGGATAGTaatagaataacttttttatctgatTACGTGACGAAATTAGGACattaatgtccactctaccacttaaccacatAATAATGGCAGAGGATTGtacatttttcatcaaatctATAATTCTAATTTCTTGGATCTTCATGGAGGTACCAACTTTATAATTCCCCCTAGTAAAACTAGCTGAGAATTAAAATGAAACCAACTTTATAATTCCCTCTAGTAAAACTAGCTACACACGTTTCAAGACACTCCCAGtccattattttgtttttggccaGAGGAGGGTGAATCAACTCAGAGAATGGAAATGACCGTGAAGTatttctattcataatttcCACCCTCGGCCAAAATCTGCCTGCAAACGTGACTTTCAAAAACGGAAAAGAATTCTGTGAGAGCATTTCTCAGTCGTTCTATTCGATgaaatttggcaggaatattcatttttcaactgtGCGTTGATGTATacaaaagtttttttgaaattttgcattttaaggataatatgaaaagaaaaggaattcctccatactctgatatcactatatatatgaTATCACTATCttctttgaagataggatcaatcaggctatagaattattcataatcaatcatctgacaagtggattattcattgaatgCATTACACACTACACAGATGTCTGGtcatgtctatttctataaggtagggtttcaatattttttatgatgcgtgcccatcagtatcaatattctcacatttgaaaaacaaatttaaaaggtaattgaaaataaaataaaaaaatgattaaatgaactaaataatgctgaagaaattataatattcttgattgaaaaaaattaatttaaaatagttgagaaatattattaacagatggaaagattataatggaactggataaattatgggagacaaattcaaaagtgaactgagtttattaacataagtgattttttgatcttggagaaaacaaataacagtttttaagagtaaattatcaTTCAACTGTGAAtcgtgattcaactgaatcaactagaacaggtgacataaGATTTTATCAGTTTGAATGATTTTAAGAACATTTCCCATGAAAATTGAATCGTCCATGGATTGATAATAATGAGTAGAAAAtgtaatttctacattgttatttctacatttgtatttctacatttcAATTTCAGCATTGGAAAGTCAAGAGAAATACTAtagttcaatattaaattttcttcaCCTCTAGAGCTGCTTTCATCCATAGTAACCTGTTATCCATTTGTCATTTTATATGTATAAATTTATgcaacaataaatatttcaactgaaaataattttaaaactttcaagttGCTCCAAGcaccatattatttttatggtttgtataaatatttttgtagagaCTTTTGTAGAAGTGAAAATCGAAAAGACCTACTGTAACTCTATTTCTGactttttaaaatatgtaaACTGAATTTTGGTTGCAGAGACAAGGTTCATTATAATTTATGactcaattaaaataataaattcaaaaattttgcaattttttcatttgtttatcACCAACTATCTATTTACTAACATTTACTTTACAAGTAAGTTTGCATATGAATTTTATCACAAACTCTACTTAATCTGGGAAGCAAttaattccaataataaaattatgaggTAAAACAGTTGCATCTATAATTTGAGAGCAGCTTtgcattttatttcaaatagattaCTTGTTTGATGATCACtggtttattcattcaaaaagttGGAGATCACATTGAAAACACTGTTAATTAATGTTGAGATTCAAAGTCTCGCTGCTTTCTCTAAATCTATAGTGTACagtcattattaattaattaaacattataatatttatgtatggTAATTATATTAAAGTCAAATCAATTCTAGTAATTCTAATCATCATTAGTGAGCCAAGTTTTATCAACTTGGGCCTCTCTGTCACACAATTAATTCCCACTCACTCACACCTTCTCACAACATGCTGTGTTCAGTCATTGACAGAGAATCTTGTCAAACGAGTCGCTCTCTGTTTCACACTTCATTCCTACTCGCTCACACCAACTCACGCCCAATCTGGCAACACTGTGAAAGTGCTCACTGTTGCAGTATATTTATAGATGATAGTTGAGCTGTGATAATTGCTCAGTGATTCTAGCCCTCCAAAGTGAATGTCGCAGTAAGATGGGTTACGCGCACGCCCATTGCACATCTGTATAGGACTTATTTTATCTGTGGTAAAACCATCAATATGTGAAAAACATTAAACAGTAAACATCAATGTTCGATATTAAAACATCGATGTATTAATACCCATCCCTAATCCCACCAGAACCAATCAGACAAGCCTTCATTttgaaaaagccttctctgatttggttctctcctggcatttaatcatgattaaaattaaaccgACTTTCGTGCAACCAAGCCAATGACTTTATTATCAGAAGTcgtgaaatttcaattttccattcattGACCACAATTATTCTACTAGGAGAgcagaaatataatatattaatatatataatataataaaacataGACAACCCCTTAACACAATGAATTGGTTTAGTTGGCTcttttctataataaaatagaatttctataataatagaaatgagcCAACTAAACCAATTCACTGTGTTAAGGGGTTGTCtatgttttattatattatatatattaatatattatatttctgcTCTCCTAGTAGAATAATTGAACATAGACAACCCCTTAACACAGTGAATTGGTTTAGTTGgctcatttctattattatagaaattctattttattatagaaaagAGCCAACTAAACAAATTCATTGAGAGGGAGAGgtttatgaaaaatatgtacCAATAACTCAATTAACTTCCGAAATAATTGAGTTCCAATCTATACCAAAATACTAATACTCTGTAAGCTTATTAATAGAAGTAATGTGGGttcaatcaaattaatttcactctgttttatcaattttaaaagaataagtGTAAGGTATCATTATACTGTACATTATCATTTGcactatattaatattaataaaaatatatacatccATCGTTTCTGACATGTCTTTTGAGTAtgtattcattcaaaattatttgatcattcTTATCAtccatttaataaaaaaaaagtaatattattagttcaacattattatctttaCAAATTTTGGACAAAAGAATACCGTCTTAATTCGttttatattaaacaaatattcaaatctataaaacaatattttagaatattggATTTTCTCTTTTAAATTCGATTAACTATCAATCTTTGTTGCTAAATGTCAAGTCTGATTAActacaaacaattatttataaactttCATTATGGCTGCtgccaataaataatatttctctaTTGTTAGCTACTTTTCATAGCTCTGTCCCTTTCTTTTACATGTACATAGAAAAGGACATTGATTTTCACTATCTGAGTCACTCAAAGGATATAATAGTATTCATAGGGTTGACTTGATTATACCAGGTCCTATTCTACAATGAAGCTCCAAAACCTGGtacaatcgaactactgggctaATCGAGACAGAATGCTTTGAttaacccagtagttcgattgtaCCAGGTGGTATAAACaaaacctggtctaatcgagacacagaacctggtgtaatcgaactactgggctaATCGAAGCATTCTGTCTCGATTAGCCCAGTAGTTCAATTATACCAGGTCGTCTAACCGATACCTGATCTAATCGACACACaggacctggtctaatcgagacatgGCCATGTCTcaattgtataagccagtaccTACAGTAAAACGTCGATAATTTGGACGTCAAAAATCCGGACCGTCAATAATCTGGATTCGCCTCTggcaagaaataaaattttcgtACCTTATGCCCTCGGCGCTAAGCTCCTCACTTTAGAGCGGGCGACGGGAGAATGGTGCGAAGCAAGGATAAATTgagaaatgtttaatttataTACCTTATACTCTAACtaccaataatttattgaatactgTATATGCAATTTTAActgtttcttgaatagtgcgTGCTgaccattttttcaatttaatttcaataatccGGATAATTTGATAATCCGGATGGGGTCCGGTCCCAAATAATCCAGATTATTGACGTTCTACTGTACAAAGAAATCTATCCATCTTGGAGAAAAAAGTCTCAGTTACAAAATGAAGATTAGATCTTTATCTACAACTTCTTCACTCTTAAAACTTTCCTaccctaaaaataaaaaaactttctCGATTAGGATTTGTATTGGTGTCTCATCTCAGAATGTGTTTAAAGCATCGTCTGATAAAGTTCCTtataaaaactgaataaaagcACCAAATACATGTTTTTTGGATTGTTCGAATCacaaaatatcatttataaagtgagccaattttcaaaaatgttcatgaaTATTCAGATTTAGAAAAGACATTGACAATAAAGATATACGCTTCAGCCGGGCGGGCTCTATTTTTATGGTAGCGTAGCTACGGACTgtactttataatatataacaaCTCGTGCTTCTGCCATTACAGTTTATATGACACCTGGTACAATCGAACTAATGGGCTAATCAAAACATTCCGTCTCGTTTAGCCCACATCTCGATTATACCAGGtcctgtgtctcgattagaccaggtatcGTTTAGATGACCTGGTATAAGCGAACTACTGGGTAAATCGAGACAGAATGCTTCGAttaacccagtagttcgattataccaggtcCTGGTCTAATCGGGAAAGTCCGACCTGGGGTAATCGAACACCTGGTCTAATCGAAATACACCCGTCTTCTTaatcatccataaaaacgtacattttgtcaaaattaaaaaCCATGGGCGTTtgaaaacatcgatgtttactgttcgatgtttttcactaaggtgaaaaaacatcaatgtttgtCTTTCGATATCCATCCCTAGCTGa
The genomic region above belongs to Nilaparvata lugens isolate BPH chromosome 5, ASM1435652v1, whole genome shotgun sequence and contains:
- the LOC120348850 gene encoding GTP:AMP phosphotransferase AK3, mitochondrial-like → MIRQFRALILGAPGSGKGTISSRIIRKFDIKHIASGDILRNNILNKTELGNTAKTYMDKGQLVPNDIMVNLITDELNQNSKVNWLLDGFPRTRTQAEILSKKVQVDVALNLVVPFDVIIARIQQRWIHAPSGRVYNTDFNAPKVPGHDDITGEKLVQRDDDKPEAVSKRLEIYSQTVKPVLDFYKDAGILEEFHGKTSDEMWPLIFKFLSSRTPCKADLNDAK